Proteins from one Triticum aestivum cultivar Chinese Spring chromosome 7A, IWGSC CS RefSeq v2.1, whole genome shotgun sequence genomic window:
- the LOC123150087 gene encoding velvet complex subunit B isoform X2, translated as MARATALCMFLVAARSISVHGAQYAPPPAVAFATSAAARAFSTHAAAYGPPAASSYGELASPRPSSAHAAAYVPPVPASRAIVGQALPPPGSAPGGPRLPRCPKAGALAALVGAGIYMALAPDDDEEDFPGAITGCWSTKADSSERDLRAIKPGVWKEFHTLLISIFSGLTLLAEMFGDPAHNFHCPFSGCSEVVYIFDLSPKDENDTGGSSNMDCKDKGASLARWESELHSLLPMIGELADALPTKAKESEAARASEMTRSLR; from the exons atgGCGCGCGCGACTGCCCTGTGCATGTTCCTCGTCGCCGCACGGAGCATCTCGGTCCACGGCGCTCAGTACGCCCCGCCGCCTGCCGTTGCGTTCGCCACATCGGCCGCCGCACGTGCTTTCTCCACCCACGCCGCCGCCTACGGCCCGCCGGCAGCCTCTTCCTACGGCGAGTTggcctcccctcgcccctcctccGCCCACGCCGCCGCCTACGTCCCGCCGGTGCCCGCCTCCAGGGCTATCGTCGGCCAGGCCCTGCCGCCGCCGGGGTCGGCCCCTGGTGGACCTCGTCTCCCGCGCTGTCCCAAGGCCGGCGCGCTCGCGGCATTGGTCGGCGCCGGGATCTACATGGCTCTCGCgcccgacgatgacgaggaggatttCCCGGG AGCAATAACGGGTTGTTGGTCCACCAAGGCGGACTCTTCGGAGCGCGACTTAAGGGCCATCAAG CCCGGAGTCTGGAAGGAATTTCACACTCTCCTCATCTCCATCTTCTCAGGCTTGACTCTCCTCGCTGAAATGTTTGGGGATCCAGCTCATAATTTCCATTGCCCCTTCTCTG GTTGCAGTGAGGTGGTCTACATCTTCGATCTATCTCCCAAGGATGAAAATGACACTGGTGGCAGCTCTAACATG GACTGCAAGGATAAGGGTGCAAGCCTTGCGAGGTGGGAGTCGGAGCTGCACAGTCTGCTCCCCATGATTGGTGAGCTTGCTGATGCCTTACCTACTAAAGCCAAGGAGAGTGAAGCTGCTCGTGCAAGCGAAATG ACTCGATCACTCCGTTAA
- the LOC123150087 gene encoding uncharacterized protein isoform X1: MARATALCMFLVAARSISVHGAQYAPPPAVAFATSAAARAFSTHAAAYGPPAASSYGELASPRPSSAHAAAYVPPVPASRAIVGQALPPPGSAPGGPRLPRCPKAGALAALVGAGIYMALAPDDDEEDFPGAITGCWSTKADSSERDLRAIKVLLQNIDLNLKNIAKGQQEQEAPKPDARCWKDILDDIIRKINTLISQPGVWKEFHTLLISIFSGLTLLAEMFGDPAHNFHCPFSGCSEVVYIFDLSPKDENDTGGSSNMDCKDKGASLARWESELHSLLPMIGELADALPTKAKESEAARASEMTRSLR; this comes from the exons atgGCGCGCGCGACTGCCCTGTGCATGTTCCTCGTCGCCGCACGGAGCATCTCGGTCCACGGCGCTCAGTACGCCCCGCCGCCTGCCGTTGCGTTCGCCACATCGGCCGCCGCACGTGCTTTCTCCACCCACGCCGCCGCCTACGGCCCGCCGGCAGCCTCTTCCTACGGCGAGTTggcctcccctcgcccctcctccGCCCACGCCGCCGCCTACGTCCCGCCGGTGCCCGCCTCCAGGGCTATCGTCGGCCAGGCCCTGCCGCCGCCGGGGTCGGCCCCTGGTGGACCTCGTCTCCCGCGCTGTCCCAAGGCCGGCGCGCTCGCGGCATTGGTCGGCGCCGGGATCTACATGGCTCTCGCgcccgacgatgacgaggaggatttCCCGGG AGCAATAACGGGTTGTTGGTCCACCAAGGCGGACTCTTCGGAGCGCGACTTAAGGGCCATCAAGGTACTGCTCCAGAACATTGATCTTAATCTGAAGAACATTGCAAAGGGGCAACAAGAGCAAGAGGCCCCCAAACCAGATGCGAGATGCTGGAAGGATATCCTTGACGATATAATCAGAAAAATCAATACCCTGATTTCGCAGCCCGGAGTCTGGAAGGAATTTCACACTCTCCTCATCTCCATCTTCTCAGGCTTGACTCTCCTCGCTGAAATGTTTGGGGATCCAGCTCATAATTTCCATTGCCCCTTCTCTG GTTGCAGTGAGGTGGTCTACATCTTCGATCTATCTCCCAAGGATGAAAATGACACTGGTGGCAGCTCTAACATG GACTGCAAGGATAAGGGTGCAAGCCTTGCGAGGTGGGAGTCGGAGCTGCACAGTCTGCTCCCCATGATTGGTGAGCTTGCTGATGCCTTACCTACTAAAGCCAAGGAGAGTGAAGCTGCTCGTGCAAGCGAAATG ACTCGATCACTCCGTTAA